The proteins below come from a single Chryseobacterium bernardetii genomic window:
- a CDS encoding S8 family peptidase, whose amino-acid sequence MEEEILNVIAKSEGKGSARFLLNSDKYLNQMDVTIEKEETITALRQMKTIRYVEPADYHYFENEAKYNTTAKSSGSGSSGCGFSTATLSAVDYTSTTPSAKIPWAFTKHNIPDAWSYSTGAGVTIGLIDTGVSPDQTLLGSSFNNGASSGRTISKFGVYNADGSADQCGHGTKMASVMAAPRNNAGLPVGVAYNANLIAYRAAENVVLETSSEQNGVKTAFTELGNNTSVKIISMSMGHIFSVGKIEDGVKYAYARGKLIFCAGGTSTSFTNFVGVIFPASMSETQAITGVKEGTSNQKCDVCHSGSQIDFTFQMERASGNTVPVLSYYNGQADYVGGSSVATAATAGIAALVWAKNPSWTRDQVLNKMRQSATYYPTANSSYGYGNINVLKAVQ is encoded by the coding sequence ATGGAGGAGGAGATTTTAAATGTTATTGCAAAATCTGAAGGAAAAGGATCTGCAAGATTTTTATTAAATTCCGACAAGTATCTAAACCAAATGGATGTTACCATCGAAAAGGAAGAAACGATAACGGCTCTTCGTCAGATGAAAACCATCCGCTATGTAGAACCTGCAGATTATCATTATTTTGAAAATGAAGCTAAATACAATACCACAGCAAAATCTTCTGGCAGTGGCTCTTCAGGATGCGGCTTCTCCACAGCTACTTTAAGTGCGGTAGATTATACATCCACAACACCAAGTGCAAAAATTCCATGGGCATTTACCAAACATAATATTCCTGATGCCTGGAGCTACAGTACAGGAGCGGGAGTAACCATTGGCCTCATTGATACCGGAGTTTCCCCGGATCAGACTTTATTGGGATCAAGTTTTAATAATGGAGCATCCTCAGGAAGAACGATCAGTAAATTTGGAGTTTATAATGCTGACGGCTCTGCAGATCAGTGCGGGCATGGTACTAAAATGGCTTCTGTAATGGCTGCCCCTAGAAATAATGCCGGGCTTCCGGTAGGAGTAGCTTATAATGCTAATCTCATTGCTTACCGTGCTGCAGAAAATGTTGTTTTGGAAACTTCCAGCGAACAAAACGGAGTGAAGACTGCTTTTACAGAATTAGGGAATAATACCAGTGTAAAGATCATTTCTATGTCTATGGGACATATTTTTTCAGTAGGAAAAATTGAAGATGGAGTGAAATATGCTTATGCCCGGGGAAAACTGATTTTCTGTGCAGGCGGCACCTCTACCAGCTTTACCAATTTTGTAGGTGTTATTTTCCCTGCTTCAATGTCTGAAACTCAGGCTATAACAGGAGTGAAGGAAGGTACTTCCAACCAGAAATGTGATGTTTGCCACTCCGGAAGCCAGATTGATTTTACTTTTCAGATGGAAAGAGCGTCAGGAAATACAGTTCCGGTTTTAAGTTATTATAACGGACAGGCAGATTATGTAGGAGGATCTTCTGTAGCAACAGCTGCCACGGCCGGAATTGCTGCTTTGGTCTGGGCTAAAAATCCATCATGGACCAGAGATCAGGTGCTTAATAAAATGAGGCAGTCAGCCACGTATTATCCTACAGCCAATTCAAGTTATGGTTATGGAAACATTAATGTTCTAAAAGCAGTACAATAA
- a CDS encoding YceI family protein yields MATKWTLDPTHSEITFKVKHMMISNVKGSFRTFTAEIESEDEFFANAKTTATIQTDSVFTNNTDRDNHLKSAEFFNAEAHPTITFESQNLNNEVVGNLTINGITKPVTLDVDFGGINVDPWGNTKAGFSFEGKISRKDFGLNWNAALEAGGVMVSDDVKIAGELQFVKQA; encoded by the coding sequence ATGGCAACAAAATGGACCTTAGACCCAACGCATAGTGAAATTACTTTCAAAGTAAAACACATGATGATTTCTAACGTAAAAGGAAGCTTCAGAACTTTCACTGCTGAAATTGAATCTGAAGATGAGTTCTTTGCAAACGCTAAAACTACTGCTACCATCCAGACAGATTCTGTGTTCACTAATAATACTGACAGAGATAATCACTTGAAATCTGCAGAATTCTTCAATGCTGAAGCTCATCCAACTATTACTTTTGAATCTCAGAACCTGAACAATGAAGTGGTTGGAAACCTTACCATCAACGGAATTACAAAACCTGTAACATTAGATGTAGACTTCGGTGGAATTAACGTTGACCCATGGGGAAATACAAAAGCAGGTTTCTCTTTTGAAGGGAAAATCAGCAGAAAAGATTTCGGATTGAACTGGAACGCAGCTCTTGAAGCAGGCGGTGTAATGGTAAGTGATGATGTAAAAATCGCTGGTGAATTACAGTTTGTAAAACAAGCTTAA
- the hutH gene encoding histidine ammonia-lyase produces the protein MIYGVDVFTFHDVLEICKKPNKAKLNKAAKDQILKSQKNVQQIVESDRCVYGINTGFGPLCDTKISADETAQLQYNLIISHAVGVGKPIEKELSKIMMIAKVHALSKGFSGVSLEVIERMILMLEKDIIPVVPEQGSVGASGDLAPLAHLVLPLLGLGQVWEGDKVSDTMEVLEKHNLEPLVLGPKEGLGLINGTQFILAHAIKGLEKFEYLLDLADMTAAMSIEAYRGSASPFKKELHEIRPFEGSKKVAARMLKFLKGSENMKAHEDCERVQDPYSMRCVPQVHGASRNAFEHLKNMAETELNSVTDNPIVLSAEESISGGNFHGQLMALPLDYATLAAAELGNISDRRSYLLLEGKYGLPRLLTESSGLNSGFMIPQYTSAALVTENKTLCFPASADSIPTSLGQEDHVSMGSISGRKFNQVLGNLVNILSVELMFAAQGLEFRRPAKCSKIIEENFTILRSKVAKLEDDRLIGQDMLAIAELIKERKFIVN, from the coding sequence ATGATATACGGAGTAGATGTTTTTACTTTCCATGATGTTCTGGAAATATGTAAAAAACCTAATAAAGCCAAACTGAATAAGGCGGCCAAAGACCAAATTTTAAAATCCCAGAAAAACGTACAGCAAATTGTAGAATCCGACAGATGTGTATATGGAATCAATACAGGGTTCGGGCCACTGTGCGATACTAAAATATCAGCCGATGAAACCGCTCAGTTACAGTATAACCTGATTATTTCCCATGCAGTGGGAGTAGGAAAGCCTATAGAAAAAGAACTTTCCAAAATCATGATGATTGCTAAAGTTCATGCTTTATCAAAAGGATTTTCAGGAGTTTCTCTAGAGGTTATTGAGAGAATGATCCTGATGCTGGAAAAGGATATTATTCCGGTAGTTCCAGAGCAGGGTTCTGTGGGAGCATCCGGTGATCTGGCGCCTCTTGCTCATCTTGTATTGCCTTTGCTAGGGCTTGGACAGGTTTGGGAAGGTGATAAGGTTTCTGATACTATGGAAGTATTGGAAAAACATAATCTTGAACCATTAGTCCTTGGGCCAAAAGAAGGGTTAGGATTAATTAACGGAACACAGTTTATTCTGGCTCATGCTATCAAAGGGTTAGAGAAATTTGAATATCTGTTAGATCTTGCAGATATGACAGCTGCAATGAGTATTGAAGCATACAGAGGCTCCGCAAGTCCGTTCAAAAAAGAACTTCATGAGATCAGACCTTTCGAAGGCAGTAAAAAAGTAGCGGCAAGAATGCTTAAGTTCCTTAAAGGATCAGAGAATATGAAAGCTCACGAAGACTGTGAGAGAGTTCAGGATCCTTATTCCATGAGATGCGTTCCACAGGTTCACGGTGCAAGTAGAAATGCATTTGAGCATCTTAAAAATATGGCAGAAACAGAATTGAATTCTGTGACAGATAACCCAATTGTATTAAGCGCAGAAGAATCTATCTCCGGAGGAAACTTCCACGGGCAGCTTATGGCCTTACCATTAGATTATGCAACCCTTGCAGCTGCTGAATTAGGAAATATTTCAGACAGAAGAAGCTACTTGTTATTAGAAGGAAAATATGGACTTCCAAGATTATTAACGGAAAGTTCAGGATTGAATTCCGGATTTATGATTCCTCAGTATACTTCTGCCGCGTTAGTAACAGAGAATAAAACATTATGCTTCCCGGCTTCTGCAGATTCTATTCCTACAAGTTTAGGACAGGAAGATCATGTTTCTATGGGAAGTATTTCAGGAAGAAAGTTTAATCAGGTTCTTGGAAATCTGGTTAATATCTTATCTGTTGAATTAATGTTTGCAGCTCAGGGACTTGAGTTCAGAAGACCAGCAAAATGTTCTAAGATCATTGAAGAAAACTTTACCATTCTTCGTTCTAAGGTTGCGAAACTGGAAGACGACAGATTGATCGGACAGGATATGCTTGCCATTGCAGAGCTTATCAAAGAAAGAAAGTTTATTGTAAACTGA
- the ygiD gene encoding 4,5-DOPA-extradiol-dioxygenase, protein MNLNDLQNISENFNTTQRMPVLFLGHGSPMNAIEENQFVQGFRKIASEIPRPNAILCISAHWYTQGTLVTAMEMPKTIHDFYGFPKELFEVQYPAPGSPELARETAELLLPVEVEEDHNWGLDHGTWSVIRHLYPDADIPVIQLSIDYTKPPQYHYDLAKRLNKLREKGILIIGSGNIVHNLRMIDWKNINTVGAGWDWAIEAREKTNNWLLDGNFQNIIDYQKQGTSLQYAVPTPDHYLPLIYTLGLKDKAEELTLFNDELIGGSLSMTSVRIG, encoded by the coding sequence ATGAACCTCAACGATCTTCAAAATATAAGTGAAAATTTCAATACCACACAGCGAATGCCGGTTTTATTCCTTGGACATGGTTCGCCGATGAATGCTATTGAAGAAAATCAATTTGTACAGGGATTCCGAAAAATCGCAAGTGAAATTCCAAGGCCTAATGCAATTCTATGTATTTCTGCGCATTGGTATACCCAGGGAACTTTGGTTACTGCGATGGAAATGCCCAAAACAATCCACGATTTTTATGGATTTCCTAAGGAATTGTTTGAAGTACAATATCCCGCTCCCGGCAGTCCCGAACTTGCCAGGGAAACTGCTGAACTTTTACTTCCGGTAGAAGTGGAGGAAGATCATAACTGGGGATTGGACCATGGTACGTGGTCTGTCATCAGGCATTTGTATCCTGATGCAGATATTCCCGTTATTCAATTAAGTATTGATTATACGAAACCTCCACAATATCATTATGACCTTGCCAAAAGACTGAATAAACTTCGTGAGAAAGGGATTCTGATCATAGGCAGCGGAAATATTGTTCATAACCTACGTATGATCGACTGGAAAAACATCAATACTGTTGGTGCTGGCTGGGACTGGGCAATCGAAGCCCGTGAAAAAACTAATAACTGGCTTCTGGATGGTAATTTCCAGAATATTATTGATTATCAGAAACAGGGTACCTCTCTGCAATATGCAGTTCCTACTCCGGACCACTACCTTCCTTTAATTTATACTTTAGGATTAAAAGACAAGGCTGAAGAATTAACACTGTTTAATGATGAGCTTATAGGAGGTTCGCTGAGTATGACTAGTGTAAGAATCGGATAA
- a CDS encoding GNAT family N-acetyltransferase has product MTIHRTDSHSSDFKNLVRSLDATLAHHNGDNDDFFAQFNKIDTIKNCIVAYIDEVPAACGAFKELSEDTVEIKRMFTNPEFRKRGLGSSIVGELENWAKELGYKKAVLETSKDLTNAISVYEKSGFQRIPNYGQYVGVDSSVCFEKRLI; this is encoded by the coding sequence ATGACTATACATAGAACCGATTCTCATTCTTCAGATTTTAAAAACCTTGTGAGATCTCTTGATGCTACTTTAGCTCACCATAATGGAGATAACGATGATTTCTTTGCTCAGTTTAACAAAATTGATACCATTAAAAACTGTATTGTTGCTTACATTGATGAAGTTCCGGCAGCATGTGGGGCTTTCAAAGAACTATCTGAAGATACCGTTGAAATTAAAAGAATGTTTACCAATCCTGAGTTCAGAAAAAGAGGATTAGGCTCTTCCATTGTAGGAGAACTTGAAAACTGGGCAAAGGAATTGGGATATAAAAAAGCAGTCCTTGAGACCTCTAAAGACCTTACGAATGCTATTTCCGTTTATGAAAAAAGCGGGTTTCAAAGAATTCCTAATTATGGGCAGTATGTTGGTGTGGACAGCAGTGTATGTTTTGAGAAGAGATTAATATGA